The genome window GAGCAGTTGCTGAGCCCCAAAATTGGCTCCGTTCAGGTAACGGGAAAAGGTATTCAGCAAGGTTGGGTAGAAGCGGTATCGAATCATAAAACCATAGACTTTAGTCCGTCAACAAGACAGATGCGGTTTGTGTTCACGGACCAAAGTCTATGGTAGAATCAGTTTTTAACCACCAGTATGGCACCCACAAGAACGAGTACTACGCCCAGAAGTCGCCAGCCATTAGCTGAATGCTGCACGAACCCCATCAGGCCATAATGATCGTAGATAACGGCCGCAATGAGCTGGCCAGCGATGCTCAGGCAAAGCAGGCTGGCTACGCCAACGCGCGGGACGGCCACAATAACCGTAACGATGTAGAACGCGCCTAGCAGGCCACCCGTCCATTTCCACCAGCTAATTTGCCGGACCGCTTCGAGCGTTGGTATTGGACCACCAATGATTAGTTGAAGACCAATAAGCGAGAAAAAACCAATGGCAAAAGAGCCGACGGCCGCTAGTAGGGGATTGGACAGTCCTTGCCGGAGCTGAGAATTAACCCCCGATTGAGTGCTGTTGGCCACCC of Tellurirhabdus bombi contains these proteins:
- a CDS encoding DMT family transporter, producing MAILYYLFAFLTGVANSTQSGVNSQLRQGLSNPLLAAVGSFAIGFFSLIGLQLIIGGPIPTLEAVRQISWWKWTGGLLGAFYIVTVIVAVPRVGVASLLCLSIAGQLIAAVIYDHYGLMGFVQHSANGWRLLGVVLVLVGAILVVKN